A DNA window from Meiothermus cerbereus DSM 11376 contains the following coding sequences:
- a CDS encoding metallophosphoesterase family protein produces the protein MRYLIVSDLHGNWPALEAVLKEARGYDQVLFLGDAVGYYPDANRVLDWLRSVNATGIMGNHDIWLLEIKSMQIEGPVLEILSWQAERISPENREYLSRLPWIAEVEGALLVHGSPLDPLAYLEEIEQARDVFEKVKHRWIFHGHTHLAGSYLTLDAPSGRATTEGSTQGRWVRYNRYAHGGELILAPRARAIVNPGSTGQPRDGVVGAAYAIWDAEEGSVEFYRAKYNLEHVLARLHHEQFPMWLYERLVLGK, from the coding sequence GTGCGCTATCTGATTGTCTCCGACCTACATGGCAACTGGCCCGCCCTCGAGGCCGTCCTCAAGGAAGCTCGAGGCTACGACCAGGTGCTCTTCCTGGGCGACGCCGTTGGCTACTACCCCGACGCCAACCGGGTACTGGACTGGTTGCGCTCGGTGAATGCCACGGGGATAATGGGCAACCACGACATCTGGTTGCTGGAAATCAAGTCTATGCAGATTGAGGGACCGGTACTGGAAATTCTGTCCTGGCAGGCCGAGCGTATCAGCCCTGAGAACCGGGAATACCTGTCCAGACTGCCCTGGATCGCCGAAGTGGAAGGAGCCCTGCTGGTGCACGGCAGCCCCCTCGACCCCCTGGCTTATCTGGAAGAGATTGAGCAGGCCCGGGATGTGTTTGAAAAGGTAAAGCACCGCTGGATCTTTCACGGGCATACCCATCTAGCTGGAAGTTACCTGACCCTGGACGCACCTTCGGGGCGCGCTACCACCGAAGGAAGCACACAAGGGCGCTGGGTGCGCTACAACCGCTACGCCCACGGCGGCGAGCTGATCCTCGCCCCCAGAGCCCGCGCCATCGTGAACCCCGGTTCAACCGGCCAGCCTCGAGACGGCGTGGTTGGCGCCGCTTATGCAATCTGGGATGCAGAAGAAGGCTCCGTGGAGTTTTACCGCGCCAAGTACAACCTCGAGCATGTGCTGGCCCGGCTGCACCACGAGCAATTTCCCATGTGGCTCTACGAGCGGCTGGTGCTGGGCAAGTAG
- the radA gene encoding DNA repair protein RadA, translating to MARASIQYRCIECGYKSVKELGRCPNCGAWDSFKEEAPPPKPGAAPGKAGLSRPLPNPAALTRLADVSEGGEVRFSSRMGELDRVLGGGFVPGEVLLLGGEPGVGKSTLLLQVAQKMLEMGKRVVYLAGEESPGQIRLRARRLGISGELELLRETGLDAMLATLEAAPPDFLVVDSIQTIETTASPGSLVAVRDATAALTRFAKHHQVTTVLVGHVTKEGIVAGPKVIEHVVDATLYLETAGNFRVLRSSKNRFGPVGEMGVFTMIHEGMEEVANPSAAFLAERPVGAPGSVVALSLSGERALALEVQALAARTPFPAPRRVSQGLDSRRVDVVLAVLERRLNLPLGNLDIYVNLAGGLRVFDPGLDLAVGLAVYSAVVGRPLPPDVAVVGEVGLAGELRSVEGLERRLREGQRAGFKELVHPPHFKSLEAAVSKFL from the coding sequence ATGGCCAGGGCTTCTATTCAATATCGCTGTATCGAGTGCGGGTACAAATCGGTAAAGGAGCTTGGGCGCTGCCCAAACTGTGGGGCCTGGGACAGTTTTAAGGAAGAAGCACCCCCGCCCAAGCCCGGCGCGGCCCCAGGTAAGGCCGGGCTGTCGCGGCCCCTGCCCAACCCGGCTGCGCTGACCCGCCTGGCGGATGTGTCTGAGGGTGGGGAGGTTCGCTTCTCGAGCCGCATGGGAGAACTTGACCGGGTGCTGGGTGGGGGGTTCGTGCCGGGCGAGGTGCTCCTGTTGGGCGGTGAGCCAGGGGTGGGCAAAAGCACCCTTTTGCTGCAGGTCGCACAAAAGATGCTGGAAATGGGCAAGCGGGTGGTTTACCTGGCCGGAGAGGAGTCGCCCGGCCAGATTCGCCTGAGGGCCAGGCGGCTGGGAATATCGGGGGAGCTCGAGCTGCTGCGGGAAACTGGACTGGATGCTATGCTCGCCACCCTCGAGGCCGCCCCACCCGACTTCCTGGTGGTGGACTCCATTCAAACCATCGAAACCACCGCCTCCCCGGGTTCGCTGGTGGCGGTTCGCGACGCCACCGCGGCCCTGACCCGCTTTGCCAAACACCACCAGGTAACCACCGTGCTGGTCGGACACGTCACCAAAGAGGGCATCGTGGCCGGGCCCAAGGTAATTGAGCACGTGGTGGACGCCACACTATACCTGGAGACGGCCGGCAACTTCAGGGTTTTGCGCTCCAGCAAAAACCGCTTCGGGCCGGTGGGCGAAATGGGCGTCTTTACCATGATTCATGAGGGCATGGAGGAAGTCGCCAACCCCTCGGCAGCCTTTCTGGCCGAGCGTCCGGTGGGCGCTCCGGGTTCGGTGGTGGCCCTGAGCCTCTCGGGCGAGCGGGCGCTGGCCCTGGAAGTACAAGCCCTGGCCGCCCGCACACCCTTTCCGGCTCCCCGCCGGGTTTCACAAGGCCTGGACAGCCGCCGGGTAGACGTGGTGCTGGCGGTGTTGGAGCGCAGGCTCAACCTGCCTTTGGGAAACCTGGACATCTACGTCAATCTGGCCGGTGGTCTGCGGGTCTTCGACCCAGGGCTGGATTTGGCTGTGGGCCTGGCAGTGTATTCTGCTGTGGTAGGCCGTCCACTTCCCCCCGATGTGGCGGTGGTGGGCGAGGTGGGATTGGCTGGGGAGTTGCGCAGCGTGGAGGGCCTCGAGCGTCGTCTACGCGAAGGTCAGCGGGCGGGCTTTAAAGAGCTGGTACATCCGCCCCATTTCAAAAGCCTGGAGGCTGCGGTAAGCAAGTTTCTATGA
- a CDS encoding ABC transporter permease, which yields MEIVIALFFSTLRQATPLLLTALGGLFSERSGVVNIALEGMILFGAAAAAITVNRIEVATGGLEAFWIPWVGLLVGAIVGGLVGLIHAIATIKYRADQIVSGTAINIAALGAPSIVLQVLYNNTSTSQEVKNRLPLISFGSGEVSILVLIAFLLVPVVWWVLFKTPWGLRLRAVGEHPQAAETMGVNVIRMRYTAVILSGMLAGIAGAYLSIGFLNQFIRAMSAGAGFIALAALIFGKWHPLGVLGATLLFGFAQALAIQLQGGDILPATIVQALPFVLTMLVLAGFIGRSRPPAAVGKPYDK from the coding sequence ATGGAAATCGTTATCGCGCTCTTTTTTTCGACCTTGCGCCAGGCCACGCCACTGCTACTGACCGCGCTGGGCGGCTTGTTTTCCGAGCGTAGCGGGGTGGTTAACATCGCCCTCGAGGGCATGATTTTGTTCGGTGCGGCGGCCGCTGCCATTACCGTAAACCGAATCGAGGTGGCGACCGGGGGCCTCGAGGCCTTCTGGATTCCCTGGGTGGGCCTTTTGGTTGGGGCCATTGTGGGGGGTCTGGTGGGCTTGATTCACGCCATCGCCACGATCAAGTACCGCGCCGACCAGATTGTCTCGGGTACGGCCATAAACATCGCGGCCCTGGGGGCGCCCTCGATTGTCTTGCAGGTGCTCTACAACAACACCTCCACTTCGCAAGAAGTTAAGAATCGTCTCCCGCTGATATCCTTCGGTAGCGGCGAAGTATCCATACTTGTACTGATTGCTTTCTTGCTGGTGCCGGTGGTGTGGTGGGTGCTGTTCAAAACCCCCTGGGGTTTGCGCCTGCGGGCTGTGGGTGAACATCCCCAGGCAGCCGAGACCATGGGCGTGAACGTGATTCGCATGCGCTACACGGCAGTTATTTTGTCGGGCATGCTGGCGGGCATCGCCGGGGCCTACCTCTCGATTGGCTTCCTGAACCAGTTTATCCGGGCCATGAGCGCAGGGGCGGGCTTTATTGCCCTGGCGGCGCTCATCTTCGGCAAGTGGCATCCGCTGGGTGTGCTGGGGGCTACTTTGCTCTTTGGCTTCGCCCAGGCCCTGGCCATCCAGCTTCAGGGTGGCGATATTCTGCCCGCGACCATCGTACAGGCCTTGCCGTTTGTCCTGACGATGCTGGTGCTGGCAGGCTTCATCGGCCGCAGCCGGCCACCGGCAGCTGTGGGCAAGCCATACGATAAGTAA
- a CDS encoding DNA polymerase III subunit gamma/tau, whose product MQILGHQGILELLPRLQAQTFLFTGPEGVGRRQVARWFTAGLNCEQGFPPCGRCASCRLEPHPDYLEVAPEQETKTGRKARLPQIRLEQIAPRQDAEEQSLLDWISTYPRFKAKVAVVDGAHFLGEAAANALLKVLEEPPSFARIILIAPSRELVLPTLVSRSLEVGFTPVPEALLQTLSTDPEVLAFAQGAPGRVRWALQHPAEFDRLVSRTQGVLEALQAGPAQTLEALRLLAEVEEALPYLGRRLGQLFSVENPAYKAALEALARAQDAHSAYVSEDLVQTWLALKLSQL is encoded by the coding sequence ATGCAAATCCTCGGACATCAGGGAATCCTCGAGCTGCTGCCCAGGCTACAGGCCCAGACTTTTTTGTTCACCGGGCCGGAAGGAGTAGGGCGTCGGCAGGTAGCCCGCTGGTTTACGGCTGGCCTCAACTGCGAGCAGGGATTTCCCCCCTGTGGCCGGTGCGCTTCGTGCCGGCTAGAACCGCACCCGGACTACCTGGAAGTTGCACCTGAACAAGAGACCAAAACCGGCCGCAAAGCCCGCTTACCACAGATTCGCCTCGAGCAAATTGCCCCGCGCCAGGATGCCGAAGAACAAAGCCTGCTGGACTGGATTTCCACCTATCCTCGCTTCAAGGCCAAGGTGGCGGTGGTGGATGGCGCGCACTTTTTAGGAGAAGCTGCCGCCAACGCCCTGCTAAAGGTTCTGGAAGAACCACCGTCCTTCGCCCGAATCATCCTGATTGCCCCCAGCCGTGAGCTGGTGCTGCCCACGTTGGTGAGCCGCAGCCTCGAGGTCGGCTTCACACCAGTACCCGAGGCCCTTTTGCAGACCCTAAGCACCGATCCCGAGGTTCTAGCTTTTGCCCAGGGTGCTCCTGGCAGGGTGCGCTGGGCTTTGCAACACCCCGCCGAGTTCGACAGGCTGGTCAGCCGCACCCAGGGCGTGCTGGAGGCCTTGCAAGCCGGCCCTGCCCAGACCCTCGAGGCCCTCCGGCTGCTTGCTGAAGTAGAAGAAGCCCTCCCGTACCTGGGGCGACGCCTGGGGCAGCTCTTTTCGGTCGAGAACCCCGCCTACAAAGCGGCCCTCGAGGCCCTTGCCCGCGCACAGGACGCACACTCGGCTTACGTCAGCGAAGACCTGGTTCAAACCTGGCTGGCCCTCAAACTCTCACAGCTCTAG
- a CDS encoding FKBP-type peptidyl-prolyl cis-trans isomerase has product MTASKGNVVTIRYTLQVENELIDQGELDYLHGHRNIVAGLEEALEGKSAGDRVVVSVPPEKGYGLYDPEGVQVVDRAAFPADAELAEGAMFYAEDPQGNPMPFTVLSVDDNEVTIDFNHALAGETLDFDVTLTAVRPATPEELEHGHAHSAKEHSH; this is encoded by the coding sequence ATGACGGCAAGCAAAGGAAATGTGGTTACCATTCGTTATACCCTGCAAGTCGAGAACGAGCTGATTGACCAGGGTGAGCTGGATTATCTGCACGGTCATCGCAACATTGTGGCGGGTCTGGAGGAAGCCCTCGAGGGCAAGTCAGCCGGCGATCGGGTTGTTGTTTCTGTACCCCCCGAAAAGGGCTACGGCCTTTACGATCCAGAAGGTGTACAGGTCGTGGATCGGGCAGCCTTTCCGGCAGATGCCGAGCTGGCGGAAGGGGCCATGTTCTACGCCGAAGACCCCCAGGGCAACCCCATGCCCTTTACGGTGTTGAGCGTGGACGATAACGAGGTAACCATTGATTTCAACCATGCCCTGGCAGGTGAGACCCTCGACTTCGACGTGACCCTTACAGCCGTTCGGCCTGCAACGCCGGAAGAGCTCGAGCACGGCCACGCGCACAGCGCTAAAGAGCACAGCCACTAG
- a CDS encoding PIN/TRAM domain-containing protein yields MSMARWILYALFAYLGYQAGVWLEVNNLIGSSPLGSLTSLNRLYLGVVGLLVGFLLIPRLTDWAQQRWEHTQAWLKRLPPEIPVAITVASGLGLLLAVLLTNLLNQIPGFSAIHSLIIAAVLVSSLSAFAIVNREYFRLARPSAHPPKIRGGKVLDTSVLIDGRIGDVAEMGFLEGPLFVPRQVLRELQQFADSAEAQKRAKGRRGLDTLERLKLSVGLEVLDSTETDEPVDDQILAEAKRLGAALVTNDHALAQLSRIYGVKTLSVQALASALRAPLQQGDTLNITIVKEGKEPGQGVGYLEDGTMVVVDDAIPFRGKEVGVVITQSIQTQVGRLLFGKLQTEDNARPDPKAQRQ; encoded by the coding sequence ATGAGTATGGCGCGCTGGATTTTGTACGCACTGTTTGCCTATTTGGGCTACCAGGCAGGGGTGTGGCTCGAGGTCAACAACCTCATCGGAAGCAGCCCGCTGGGTAGCCTGACCAGCTTGAACCGCCTGTACCTGGGGGTGGTGGGCCTTCTGGTGGGTTTTTTGCTCATACCCCGCCTGACAGACTGGGCCCAGCAGCGCTGGGAGCACACCCAGGCCTGGTTGAAGCGCCTCCCACCCGAGATTCCCGTTGCCATCACGGTGGCTTCAGGTCTGGGGCTTCTCTTGGCGGTGCTGCTCACCAACCTGTTGAACCAGATTCCGGGCTTTTCCGCCATTCACTCGCTGATTATTGCTGCGGTGCTGGTCAGCTCACTTTCGGCTTTTGCCATTGTCAATCGGGAGTATTTCCGGCTGGCCCGCCCGTCCGCCCACCCGCCCAAGATCCGAGGGGGCAAGGTACTCGATACCTCGGTGCTGATCGATGGGCGCATCGGGGATGTGGCCGAGATGGGATTCCTGGAGGGCCCGCTGTTTGTACCTCGGCAGGTGTTGCGCGAACTTCAGCAATTTGCCGACTCCGCCGAGGCCCAGAAACGCGCCAAGGGCCGCCGGGGCCTAGACACCCTCGAGCGCCTCAAGCTTAGTGTGGGGCTCGAGGTGCTCGATAGCACCGAGACCGATGAACCCGTGGACGACCAGATTCTGGCCGAAGCCAAAAGGCTGGGCGCAGCCCTAGTCACCAACGACCATGCCCTGGCCCAGCTTTCCCGCATCTACGGGGTCAAGACGCTCTCGGTGCAGGCGTTGGCCTCGGCCCTGCGGGCCCCCCTGCAGCAAGGCGACACCCTGAACATCACCATCGTGAAGGAGGGCAAGGAACCCGGCCAGGGGGTGGGCTACCTGGAGGATGGCACCATGGTGGTGGTGGACGATGCCATTCCATTTCGCGGCAAGGAAGTGGGGGTAGTTATCACCCAGTCCATTCAAACCCAGGTCGGTCGGCTGCTGTTTGGCAAGCTCCAAACCGAGGACAATGCGCGTCCTGACCCCAAAGCCCAGCGGCAGTAA
- a CDS encoding PSP1 domain-containing protein, with translation MECVGVRFAHGPKIYDYRFSNQAPPLGSWVVVKTARGLELAKVRTEPHLGHAVGEIVRIATPADLEQHSKLKNRAEEVHWWLKARLRREGVRAKVLGCEFTLDGNHISVQYSAEERIDLRRWVNELNKLAGARVEFVALGPRDQTAYLGTLGACGMESCCSKWLQDFAQVSIKMARDQQLPLSPEKISGPCGRLLCCLQYEHEQYQELLAELPRKNSKACSLQGTCGKVAKLNPLAGTVELLTEEGSTVTVHKSELRWD, from the coding sequence ATGGAATGCGTAGGCGTGCGATTTGCGCACGGCCCCAAAATTTACGATTACCGCTTCAGCAACCAGGCCCCACCCTTGGGTAGCTGGGTGGTGGTAAAAACCGCACGCGGGCTCGAGCTAGCAAAAGTGCGCACCGAGCCCCATCTGGGCCATGCTGTGGGCGAAATTGTTCGCATCGCGACCCCAGCAGACCTGGAACAACACAGCAAGCTCAAGAACCGGGCCGAGGAAGTCCACTGGTGGCTCAAAGCCCGCTTGCGCCGGGAAGGTGTAAGGGCCAAGGTTCTGGGCTGCGAGTTCACCCTGGACGGCAATCATATCTCGGTGCAATACTCCGCCGAAGAGCGCATTGACCTGCGGCGCTGGGTTAATGAACTCAACAAGCTGGCCGGGGCTCGAGTGGAGTTCGTTGCGCTGGGCCCCCGCGACCAGACCGCCTACCTGGGCACCCTGGGGGCCTGCGGCATGGAGTCGTGCTGCTCAAAATGGCTCCAGGATTTTGCCCAGGTCTCCATCAAGATGGCCCGCGATCAGCAGCTTCCGCTCTCACCCGAAAAAATCTCAGGCCCCTGTGGACGCCTGCTCTGCTGCTTGCAGTACGAACACGAGCAGTACCAGGAGCTGCTGGCCGAGCTGCCCCGCAAAAACAGCAAAGCCTGTAGCCTCCAGGGCACCTGTGGCAAGGTTGCCAAGCTTAACCCCCTGGCCGGAACGGTGGAACTGCTTACCGAGGAGGGCAGTACCGTAACGGTACACAAAAGTGAGCTCCGATGGGATTAA
- the cysK gene encoding cysteine synthase A, translating to MNVEDVIGKTPVVRLKRLVEPGMAEVWVKLEGNNPGGSIKDRTAWYLIKDAEERGILKPGSGQLIVEPTSGNTGIGLAMVAASRGYKLILTMPAQMSEERKRILKAYGAELVLTDPSRRMLAAIEEANRIVAEQGAFMPNQFDNPANPRAHYETTGPEIFQQMEGRLDAFVYGSGTGGTIMGVGKYLRERLPNIQIIACEPRRSNVLSGGQMGSHQFQGMGPGFIPPNLDVKMLDQVIQVLEEDAFPLAKPLARQEGLFVGMSACGMIWAALQVARKLGPGKRVLTIACDSGMKYLSTPLFADAEGGV from the coding sequence ATGAACGTGGAAGACGTAATCGGAAAGACGCCGGTGGTTCGCCTCAAACGCCTGGTAGAGCCTGGCATGGCGGAAGTTTGGGTGAAGCTCGAGGGCAACAACCCCGGCGGCTCCATCAAAGACCGCACCGCCTGGTATCTGATCAAAGACGCCGAAGAGCGCGGCATCCTGAAGCCGGGCTCGGGGCAGCTCATTGTGGAGCCCACCAGCGGTAACACCGGCATCGGCCTGGCCATGGTAGCGGCCAGTCGGGGCTACAAGCTCATTCTGACCATGCCGGCTCAGATGTCGGAAGAACGCAAGCGCATCCTCAAAGCCTATGGGGCCGAGCTGGTGCTAACCGACCCCAGCCGCCGGATGCTGGCCGCCATTGAGGAGGCCAACCGCATCGTGGCCGAGCAGGGGGCCTTCATGCCCAACCAGTTCGACAACCCCGCCAACCCCAGGGCCCACTACGAGACCACCGGCCCCGAAATTTTCCAGCAGATGGAGGGTCGGCTGGATGCCTTCGTGTATGGCTCGGGTACAGGGGGCACCATTATGGGGGTAGGCAAGTACCTGCGCGAGCGGCTGCCCAACATCCAGATCATCGCCTGCGAACCCCGCCGCAGCAATGTGCTTTCGGGCGGCCAGATGGGCTCGCATCAGTTTCAGGGCATGGGGCCTGGCTTTATCCCGCCCAACCTGGATGTGAAGATGCTGGACCAGGTAATTCAGGTGCTGGAGGAAGACGCTTTCCCCCTGGCTAAGCCGCTGGCCCGCCAGGAAGGTCTTTTTGTGGGGATGAGTGCCTGCGGGATGATCTGGGCTGCCCTGCAGGTCGCCCGGAAACTTGGGCCCGGCAAAAGGGTACTGACCATCGCCTGCGACTCGGGCATGAAATACCTCTCAACGCCCCTCTTTGCAGACGCAGAGGGCGGTGTCTAG
- the trhA gene encoding PAQR family membrane homeostasis protein TrhA: protein MKSTHPTTPGIAVREPFNTYSHAVGVVLGLAGMVVLLFFAQGNPAKVAGALVFGLSMILMYTSSALYHALQVSEQALLWLRKLDHAAIFLFIAGTYTPVLLQAMEPSWRPWALGLVWGLAVLGIGLKLVTLKAPRWLYTATYLGMGWLAVFFLPKLALNPWALGFLIAGGLAYSLGAVVYAAKWPNLLPERIGFHGIWHVFVLLGSLGMYFAVLALYLN, encoded by the coding sequence ATGAAAAGTACCCACCCTACAACCCCTGGTATCGCTGTTCGTGAACCTTTCAATACCTACTCCCACGCTGTTGGTGTGGTGCTGGGCCTGGCCGGTATGGTCGTGTTGTTGTTTTTTGCTCAGGGCAATCCGGCCAAAGTTGCTGGCGCGCTGGTGTTCGGCCTGTCCATGATCCTGATGTACACCTCCTCGGCCCTGTACCACGCTTTGCAGGTCTCGGAGCAGGCCTTGTTGTGGCTACGCAAGCTCGACCACGCCGCCATCTTTCTCTTCATTGCAGGCACCTATACACCGGTGCTGCTGCAGGCCATGGAGCCTTCCTGGCGGCCCTGGGCCCTGGGGCTGGTCTGGGGACTGGCAGTTTTAGGCATAGGCCTCAAACTGGTCACGCTCAAAGCCCCGCGCTGGTTGTACACCGCCACCTATCTAGGCATGGGCTGGCTTGCGGTGTTTTTCCTGCCCAAGCTGGCTCTGAACCCCTGGGCCCTGGGCTTCCTGATTGCGGGCGGCCTGGCCTACAGCCTGGGCGCGGTGGTCTACGCCGCCAAATGGCCCAACCTGCTGCCCGAACGGATAGGTTTTCACGGCATCTGGCACGTATTTGTGCTGCTGGGAAGCCTGGGCATGTATTTTGCTGTTTTGGCCCTGTACCTGAACTAA
- the ubiE gene encoding bifunctional demethylmenaquinone methyltransferase/2-methoxy-6-polyprenyl-1,4-benzoquinol methylase UbiE has protein sequence MQDSTEGKAKVVQQMFSEIAPRYDFLNRVLSAGVDRVWRLAAVKAALEIRPARILDLATGTGDIALLLKKVAPEVEVIGGDFALPMLELARQKAQRAGLAISFVEADALQLPFPDDHFDAVTIAFGFRNFADYKKALAELYRVLAPGGRLCILEFPPPPRGGLGALYRFYFTRILPLIGGLISGNASAYRYLPDSVERFPDPPTLATMMALAGFNTRYQLFTGGITALHIGDKPAPAKPTPAVRTGEFYPDEPS, from the coding sequence GTGCAAGATTCGACGGAAGGCAAAGCCAAGGTCGTTCAGCAAATGTTTTCGGAAATAGCCCCACGCTACGACTTTCTGAACAGGGTGCTGTCTGCAGGTGTGGATCGCGTCTGGCGGTTGGCCGCAGTCAAGGCAGCTCTGGAGATAAGACCGGCCCGCATCCTCGACCTGGCCACCGGTACTGGCGACATCGCCCTATTGCTAAAAAAGGTTGCGCCCGAGGTAGAGGTTATCGGGGGCGACTTTGCTCTGCCCATGCTCGAGCTGGCCCGCCAAAAAGCCCAGCGAGCCGGCCTTGCCATCTCCTTTGTTGAAGCAGACGCCCTCCAACTGCCTTTCCCCGATGATCATTTCGATGCCGTAACCATTGCCTTTGGCTTTCGCAACTTTGCCGATTACAAAAAAGCACTGGCCGAGCTGTATCGGGTGCTTGCGCCAGGCGGGCGGCTATGTATTTTGGAGTTTCCTCCCCCGCCCCGTGGCGGCTTGGGTGCGCTATACCGCTTTTACTTCACCCGCATCCTGCCCTTAATTGGGGGGCTCATTTCGGGCAACGCTTCAGCCTATCGTTACCTACCCGATTCCGTGGAGCGCTTCCCAGATCCCCCAACCCTTGCTACCATGATGGCTCTGGCCGGTTTTAACACCCGCTACCAGCTTTTCACCGGCGGTATTACTGCCCTTCATATTGGCGACAAGCCTGCCCCCGCTAAGCCCACCCCGGCTGTTCGCACTGGAGAGTTTTACCCCGATGAACCATCCTGA
- a CDS encoding ABC transporter permease, with protein sequence MGRYLFLIVGVIALALMMLSPWAVPMREFDGTGYLLNPLGTMNPKGLTLPEGLRFDWLGLFFGIWVSLLLAASVAVFLPNPETRARVLYILGGVGLALFALEAALFYQAITAVNDAALAAGARRPPLRRFALSLGAYAGLFYSLTLLLVARMQLPGGLAFLVRLRGVVVPVVSLLLAVVVGAVVVAILRPGLGTQGVEGLGLRELIAGKLDLVTYTFQILFSPILTLPGIFNSLAFATPLIFTGLAVAFGFRAGLFNIGAPGQLTIGALFAMLAGVYLPLPGWLLLPAAIVAAALGGALWGGIVGWLKARFGANEVINTIMMNYIAASVLLFMLAANEYSFFGNKVRLPFKAEGFEGRSEEIQEGGRIPLMINIFAPNSTFSWALPLAVVAALTVYYATRRLELGKRLLAALVALVAGYVVGQVLPGIPVTISSALSSQLLNGSFLIAVLALLFYNFYLFRTAGGYELRATGLAPKAAEYAGVNLRRKIILTMIISGALAGLAATHYVLGAGMDGTYRLKTAIPSSVGFDGIAVALMGQNMPLGIFLSATLFGVLLAGGVSLNAQLGISNQIIQVLQALIILFIAVGGFLPRYFTDPLRAAQVESEAKAEQEARQAKSATVAGD encoded by the coding sequence ATGGGTAGGTACCTGTTTTTAATTGTGGGGGTGATCGCGCTTGCGCTGATGATGCTGTCCCCCTGGGCTGTACCTATGCGGGAGTTTGATGGCACTGGCTACTTGCTCAACCCGCTAGGGACCATGAACCCCAAAGGCCTTACACTGCCAGAGGGGTTGCGCTTTGATTGGCTAGGGTTGTTTTTTGGGATATGGGTCTCGCTGCTTTTGGCGGCTAGTGTGGCTGTGTTTTTGCCCAACCCCGAAACCCGCGCCAGGGTTCTCTACATTCTGGGGGGGGTGGGGCTGGCTTTGTTTGCCCTCGAGGCCGCTTTGTTTTATCAAGCCATCACTGCCGTGAACGATGCAGCCCTGGCGGCGGGGGCGCGGCGTCCGCCGCTGCGTCGTTTCGCCCTTTCGCTGGGGGCCTATGCCGGGTTGTTTTACTCCCTGACGCTTTTGCTGGTGGCCCGCATGCAACTACCGGGCGGGCTGGCCTTTTTGGTGCGCCTGCGCGGGGTGGTGGTTCCGGTGGTTTCGCTTCTGCTGGCCGTGGTGGTGGGTGCCGTGGTGGTGGCCATCCTGCGGCCTGGGCTTGGCACCCAGGGGGTTGAGGGTCTGGGGCTGCGCGAGCTGATCGCGGGAAAGCTCGACCTGGTCACCTATACCTTTCAAATTTTGTTTAGCCCCATCCTGACCTTGCCGGGCATCTTTAACAGCCTGGCTTTTGCCACCCCGCTGATCTTCACCGGCCTGGCTGTGGCCTTTGGCTTTCGGGCGGGACTTTTTAACATCGGGGCTCCCGGCCAGCTCACCATTGGGGCGCTTTTTGCCATGCTGGCCGGGGTGTATCTGCCCCTACCGGGCTGGTTGCTGCTGCCGGCTGCCATTGTGGCTGCGGCCCTGGGTGGGGCTTTGTGGGGCGGCATTGTGGGCTGGCTCAAGGCCCGCTTTGGCGCCAACGAGGTCATCAACACCATCATGATGAACTACATCGCAGCTTCGGTGTTGCTGTTTATGTTGGCGGCCAACGAGTACAGTTTTTTTGGTAACAAGGTGCGGCTACCCTTCAAAGCCGAAGGTTTCGAGGGCCGCAGCGAGGAGATTCAGGAGGGTGGGCGTATCCCCCTAATGATTAATATCTTCGCCCCCAACAGCACTTTTTCCTGGGCCCTGCCGCTTGCGGTGGTGGCTGCCCTCACTGTGTATTACGCCACCCGGCGACTCGAGCTTGGTAAGCGGCTCCTGGCAGCCCTTGTGGCTTTGGTGGCGGGGTATGTGGTGGGGCAGGTGTTGCCGGGTATTCCTGTGACCATCAGCTCGGCCCTGTCCTCGCAGCTCCTGAATGGCTCTTTCCTGATTGCCGTTCTGGCCCTGCTCTTTTATAACTTTTACCTCTTTCGTACTGCGGGGGGCTACGAGCTGCGGGCAACCGGCCTGGCGCCCAAGGCCGCAGAATATGCGGGGGTTAACTTAAGGCGGAAGATAATCCTGACCATGATCATCTCGGGTGCTCTGGCGGGTTTGGCTGCTACCCACTACGTGCTGGGGGCTGGTATGGACGGTACATATCGCCTCAAAACTGCCATCCCCTCGAGCGTGGGCTTCGATGGGATTGCGGTGGCCTTGATGGGTCAGAACATGCCCCTGGGTATTTTTCTTTCTGCCACATTGTTTGGGGTGCTTCTGGCGGGAGGGGTCTCCCTCAACGCCCAGCTGGGTATCAGCAACCAGATTATCCAGGTCTTGCAGGCGCTCATAATTTTGTTCATAGCGGTGGGTGGCTTTTTGCCGCGCTACTTTACAGACCCCTTGCGGGCAGCCCAGGTCGAGAGCGAAGCCAAAGCTGAGCAAGAGGCCCGTCAGGCCAAGTCTGCGACGGTGGCAGGAGATTAG